GGGGATGTTAAAAAGCAGGGAGCAGTAAAAAAGGTATCCCAGCCGTTTGTTTCATTTGCCGGAAGAGAGCCGGAATCAGACAGGAATTATTTTACAAGGGTCAGTGAAAGGCTCAGACATAAACAACGGGCAGTGACAATTTGGGATTTCGAGCATATCGTGCTGCAGCATTTTCCAGATGCTTACAAGGTTAAATGCCTGAAACATGCTGATAATTCAAGTAAGGAGATGTATAAAAACAAAAACATAGAATTTGCACATGAATCTCCATCTATGAAACCTGGCAGCATTACCCTGCTTATCATATCGAATCTTCGCAATCAGAATGCCGTAAGTCCGCTGGAACCAAAAACGGGCTATAATACACTGACGGACATAAAAAATTATGCCAGCCAATATGTCTCCCCATGGGTGGAGGTGAACGTGGAAAATCCCACTTACGAAAGGCTGCTGGTAGATTTCAAAGTTGGATTCTATGAAGGATATGATGCAGGTTTTTATGGAAACCTGCTCAATGAGGAGATCAAAAAATTTCTGTCGCCGTGGGCTTACAAAGAAGGGGAAGACATCATCTTCGGGGGTAAAATATACCGCAGCGATATCCTGGCTTTTGTTGAAAACAGGGAATATGTAGACTTCGTGACCGAATTCAGGATGTACCACATTTATCCGGGTCCCCCTCATAGAGGAATTGGATATATGGACATTGGTGATGATTTCATGGTAAGGGATTATAGCGGTCCCGGAATTGGTGAGATGGAAATCGGCAGCAATTTTATTGTTGGGTTCGAATCAGAAATAGCCACAGCCACTTCTCCCCGATCTATTCTTGTATCAGCAGATCAGCACAGAATTCAGACATTGAATCCCGGCGATTATGCTTGCGAAGGAAATGAATACGATGGCATTGGATTTATGGCCATTGAGTTGAATTTTGATGTAGAATAAAAAACCTTAAAACATAAAGATATGGCGCGAAAAAACAGATTAAACCTAAAATCAAATTTCAGGACAGGAGATCGACCGACAGAGGAAGACTTCGCAGATGTATTCGATTCTTATGTGAATTTTAAAGATGACAACGTCAAGATTGACGAAAACAGCAACCTGGAAATAGGAGGGGCATTAACCCTTGCCTCCAATGGAAATGAACCCGAAAAAAAGGGAACCATCAGATGGAACGACAGTGAGGGTGAATTTGAAGGACACAACGGTAGCGAATGGGGCCCCCTGGGTGGAGGAGAATCTCCATGGCTTAAGGAATCCGGAAACCTGGTATTCAGAGGGGGAAAAGTTGGGATTGGTACACCCAATGAAGTATCCAACAAACTAGAAGTGGAGCAGGGACCGAATGAAAAATCCCGTTTCGGCACGGTAACACTTGGTTCGGGTGAAGGTCCTTATAGCTCTTGGGCCATATTAACACATAAAGAGCGTATTAAATACGAACAATTTGCTTTTGCTCAAGCCCAAACAGGTAGGATAGCCATCAATTGTGGAAATGATGGAAATATTCCGCGTGATGAAAAGATTGAATTTATGTTCAACAACTCAACGCAAGGAGCATGGGTGAATAACAACCTGGTAATTGGATCGGCTTCGGAACTATCTGGTGCAGACTCAAGTCACAAGCTTCAGATAAATGGCAGTGCTATAAAGAATGACGGGAAGGCAGATTGGGATACTATATCTGATATCCGCACCAAAGAAAATATTAAAGATTTTAAGCAAGGATTGAACATTATCAAAAAACTCGATCCAATCAGTTTTTCTTATAATGGCTTTGCCGGAACACCGGAAGGTAGACAGGCAATAGGTGTCAATGCCCAGGAATTGGAAAAGATATTTCCTTCAATGGTCCAAAGAAATGCACTAAACAAAAAGCATTCTCACGAAGATGCAACCGAGCTGTTGACAACCAACCTGAGTGCCTTAAAATTCATTATGGTCAATGCCATCAAGGAGCTGGACAAACGAATTGAATCCCTGGAAAATCAATCCAATAATCAGTCAAACAACAACATAGAATAAAAGAATCATTTAGTAATTAATTGTGCAAATTCAAAATCAAATACTATGGACGACAAAGAAGTATCGTTGAAGCTTAACATAGAAGAAGTGAACAAGATCATGACTGCGTTGGGAAATCTACCTTATGTGCAGGTTTATGAGCTTATCAACAAAATTCAGCAGCAAGTAAGCGGTCAGGTGAATCAAAACCAGGAAAACATCACAACCAATACCAGTGACAACGGAACAAAAAAAGGCAAATAAAGACATCTATTGACAGCTCGATCCAGGAATTGCAGCCCAGGTTAAAGGCTAAATTGTAAATAAAAAGGTAATAACAGTTCCATGAGTAACCAAAATAAAGAACTTACAACTGAAGATTCTATAAAAAAGGGTTCACCCTCCAGCCCGAGCATGAATTACAGAGTGCTCAGGGAAGAAGGACTAAGGCTGATACGGAAATATGCCGGCAAAACATGGACCGATCATAACATTCATGATCCGGGGAT
This genomic stretch from Bacteroidales bacterium harbors:
- a CDS encoding tail fiber domain-containing protein, which codes for MARKNRLNLKSNFRTGDRPTEEDFADVFDSYVNFKDDNVKIDENSNLEIGGALTLASNGNEPEKKGTIRWNDSEGEFEGHNGSEWGPLGGGESPWLKESGNLVFRGGKVGIGTPNEVSNKLEVEQGPNEKSRFGTVTLGSGEGPYSSWAILTHKERIKYEQFAFAQAQTGRIAINCGNDGNIPRDEKIEFMFNNSTQGAWVNNNLVIGSASELSGADSSHKLQINGSAIKNDGKADWDTISDIRTKENIKDFKQGLNIIKKLDPISFSYNGFAGTPEGRQAIGVNAQELEKIFPSMVQRNALNKKHSHEDATELLTTNLSALKFIMVNAIKELDKRIESLENQSNNQSNNNIE